In Symbiobacterium terraclitae, a single window of DNA contains:
- a CDS encoding RNA polymerase sigma factor, which translates to MRAIAELEPVRDADLGLIARCQAGDRIAFEEMFLLYRDDVFRFAYLVVRDATLAQDVVQETFLKVFRSIAKFEFRSSFKSWLYRVAVNEAITLLRRRRIKEELDPMPGASQEQQRGREVRAWQPEEAVLDSEERRLLRNAIGRLDPVHRSVVVLKYFHEFSDTEIAAIIGCPPGTVKSRLHRARELLRNQMARQLGRPDLVALSYNRLSAHAPLVACEE; encoded by the coding sequence GTGAGGGCCATCGCTGAGTTGGAGCCCGTGCGCGACGCTGATCTGGGGTTGATCGCGCGCTGCCAGGCGGGCGACAGGATCGCTTTCGAGGAGATGTTCCTGCTCTACCGCGACGACGTCTTCCGCTTCGCCTACCTGGTCGTGCGGGACGCCACGCTGGCGCAGGATGTCGTTCAGGAGACGTTTCTGAAGGTCTTCCGCTCCATCGCCAAGTTCGAGTTCCGTTCCAGCTTCAAGTCGTGGCTCTACCGGGTGGCCGTCAACGAGGCCATCACGCTGCTGCGCCGGCGCAGGATCAAGGAAGAGCTGGACCCCATGCCCGGCGCGAGCCAGGAGCAGCAGCGCGGGCGTGAGGTGCGCGCCTGGCAGCCGGAGGAGGCCGTCCTCGACAGCGAGGAGCGCCGCCTGCTGCGCAACGCCATCGGCCGCCTGGATCCCGTGCATCGCTCGGTGGTGGTGCTGAAGTACTTCCACGAGTTCTCCGACACCGAGATTGCGGCAATCATCGGCTGCCCGCCTGGCACGGTGAAGTCGCGCCTGCACCGGGCACGCGAGCTGTTGCGCAACCAGATGGCACGCCAGCTCGGCCGGCCCGACCTGGTTGCCCTGTCCTACAACCGCCTTTCGGCCCACGCCCCGCTCGTGGCCTGCGAGGAGTGA